From the genome of Palaemon carinicauda isolate YSFRI2023 chromosome 6, ASM3689809v2, whole genome shotgun sequence, one region includes:
- the LOC137642953 gene encoding uncharacterized protein — protein MASGDCEKKMEVAEMRILRGMCGVTRRDKIRNKVISGTKGVRELLDKIQVSRLRWYGHVIRRVEQNIGRRVMEMEVQGTRRRGRLKRRWMDCIKGDLRSKGLTGDEVWDRGRLRTQARNLDPT, from the coding sequence atggccagtggagattgtgagaagaaGATGgaagtggcagagatgagaatattgagagggatgtgtggggtgacaagaagagataagatacggaacaAGGTAATTAGTGGTACcaaaggagttagagaactattagataagatccaagtaagtagactgaggtggtatggtcatgtcataagaAGAGTTGAACagaatattgggaggagagtgatggaaatggaggtacagggaacgagaaggagagggagactaaagcgaaggtggatggactgtatcaagggtgaccttcgatcaaagggattaactggtgatgaagtgtgggacagaggtagattgaGAACGCAGGCCAGAAacctcgaccccacatag